TGAATTTGTCACACGATCTCCGTCAGCAATTTTGTAGTCAGAATGGGTGTTGTAACTTCCGCGAGCTAAAAATTTCCAGTTATCTGTAGAAGTTTTTAATCCGATAGAAGAATTGCTTCCTTGTGTATTGGTAAAATATTTTTGACTGAAATTAGCTTTAAAGTCGCCTGCATCAGCAAATTTTTCAGGATTAAAGTACAAAACCCCACCCAAAGCATCAGAGCCATATAATAAAGAAGCTGGCCCTTTAATCACTTCAACACTTTCGATTCCGGCATCATTTAAACCTAAACCATGTTCGTCTCCAAACTGCTGATTTTCGATGCGAACTCCTTGAGAATATACTAAAACACGATTCCCGCTAAGCCCACGAATTACAGGTTTTCCAATAGAAGTTCCGGTTGAAATTTGTGAAACTCCGGGAATTGTCGCCAAACCTTCAATTAAAGTTGAGGTTCCTTTTTGCTGTAATGTTTTGATGCTTTCGTGTTCAATTTTCATTACGTTCTGCGATTGTAATTTATTAAATGGAGTAGAAACTACCACTTCGTCCATCTCTAAAATTGATTCTTCAAGAGTAATATCTAAAGTATTTTGCTTCAGTAATTTTGAGATAGTTTTATTCTGATTGGCATATCCAACATAAGTAAAAGCAAGTCTAAGACTTCCGTTTGGAAGATTATTTAATTCGTACTTTCCGTTTGCATCTGTAGTGGTTCCTTTGTGAATTTCGGGAGCATAAACAGAAACACCAGGCAATGGATTATTTTGATTATCGGTTACAATACCAGAAACCGAATTTTGAGCAGAAAGAATGCCCGAAAACCCTAAAACAAGGGCAATTATAAATTTTTTCATTTGAAAATGATACTATAGTTAAATTGATTTTTTCTTCGAATAAAAACAAAACCAACAATAAAGCATTCTGATCCCGATTATAGAAACAGGATTAGAAAGCTCAATGTTTTTTGAATTTGAATTAAAAGAAATGTGATTTTTTCGAAAAACGAAAACTTAAGAAACTATAGTAACAGGAGGACCTCGTAAGAAATAGGAGGTAATTGAAACGGAAAAAATCTTCTCTGAAACAGAAAAGAAATAGGGAGTTTCTCTATCAAAAGAATGAAATTGAAAGGAGAAATCCTGTGGGATAACAAATGATTCAAAAGCAAAATGACAAACAAAACAAACATCATAATCATGATGCTGATGCGTTATCTCGCCATTAGGATCATTGTAATTATGATGACACTGCTTTTCTGAAAGCTGTTTTACAATATGCTCATAACTGTGTATCGACTGAAACAATATTGAGAACAATATTGTGACAGCAAACGAAAGACTTAATATGAGCTGCTTTTTCTTCATTTCCTGCAAAGGTATAAAACATAAAAAGAAAATTCATTTATTTTTTGGCTCTTCCAGTCGATTTATTGAAAAATATGCAGCAATTAATTTTATTAGCAAGTAAAATAAGAATATTTGTATTTCTTAGCACTGCTAAAAAAAGCATTATAGTATATTTGTATATGAAATAAATAAGTGCAGCAATGCGTTTATTTTAAAACCCTCTTTTAAAACCAAATTTACGATATGCGAATTATTTTTAGCTGCCTGTTTTTACTCACTTTTTTTAGCTCTTTTGCACAAGAAGAGGTTAAGCCTGAAGTAAAACCAATAGTCAAAATAGATTCTTTGTATCGAGAAGACCAATTTTATTTTTCTGTAACTTATAATATGTTTACCGATATTCCGATTGCATTTAAACAGAATAAATTCTCTTTAGGGCTTTCTGGAGGTTTTTTGAGAGATATGCCAGTTAATAAATCAAGAACAATTGCAATAGCTGCAGGTTTAGGATTGAGTTATCAAAACTATTATCAAAACTTAACCATTTCTCAAGATGGTTCAGGTAATATTATTTATGGTGTAAACGATTCTGGGCAATTTGTTTCTAATCGTTACAGACAATATTCTGTAGATCTTCCGATAGAGTTTAGATGGCGTAATTCAACTTATGAAAGTACTAAGTTCTGGCGTATTTACGGAGGTGTGAAATTGAGTTATGTGTTCTCCGATTCTTCCATTTTAGATGACGGCGAGAAAACGTATCGAATCAATAATAATGCAGCTATTAATAAATTTCAGTACGGACCATATCTTGCTGCAGGATATAATACTTGGAATGTGTATTTGTATTACGGTTTAAGTCCGTTGTTTAATTCGGCAACCACTTTGTCTGGAGAAAAAATCAATATGAAGACCTTAAATGCGGGATTGATTTTTTATATTTTATAACCATAAGTATAAAAACAATAGCTGAGGCATTATTCCAACAAACAAACCAATTAATATTTCTCTAGACGTATGTGCATTCATTTCTAAACGCGATGATGCTACAACCCCCGACAATAAAATCAGTAAAGCCGGCCAGTACGGATTATGCATTTGAAGATGAATGTTCAAACCGATTACAAAAATGGCAAAACCGCAGATGGCAACCATGTGCAGACTCGCTTTTATTTTAAAAAGGGCAAAAACCAAGGCCAGAATTGCACTGAATAAAGCTCCTAGAAAAAAGAAATGAAGCTCTGGATAACGAATAATTACAATGCTTCTTTTTACCAGTAAAATATACAAAAAACACTGTAGAATTAACGGAATAGTACGTTCTGAAGTTTGACTGAGCATGATCGTTTTTACATGGCCAGTTGATTTAAGTAACAGATAAAACAAGATGGGCACAATTACATTAATCACCAAAATCTGCAATAAAACAAAGTATTTTTCTTGTGTGCTAAAAAGGTCTCCTTTACAGAACAAATAAAACAAAGTGGCATACAACGATATAAAAATCGGGTGTAATATATAAGAGAAAAGTGGAAGTATTTTTTTCAAAACGCGAAAATTTGTGTGTAAAAACAAATATACAGAAATATAAACAACGAAGCTAAAAGGCTTTATTTTTTAAGAAAATCACAACTCTTTTCTATCTTTAATATCTTAATTTTGAAAAAAAGATATTTCTAAATGAGCCTAAATTTAAAAAGCCTGATTTCAGTTCTGAACGCCAAATGGATTGGTTTGGAAACTGATGTTTTCATTGATCATATTTCTATAGACAGCCGTTCTCTTCAAAACGGATCTCAAACCTTGTTTTTTGCTTTGGCAGGTATTAATAACGATGCTCATTTATTTATTCCCGATTTAATAGAAAAAGGAGTTCAGAATTTCGTAGTCCAATATATTCCTGAAGGTTTGGTGGATAAGGCTAATTTTCTTGTAGTTGAAAACACACTGGATGCATTGCAGGAATTTGCTGCCTATTACAGAAACCTTTTTCATTTTCCAGTTATTGGATTGACGGGAAGTAACGGAAAAACCATTGTAAAAGAATGGCTTAATTTTTTATTGAGTCCTGACTATAATATTATAAGAAGTCCTAAAAGTTACAATTCACAGGTTGGCGTGCCACTTTCGGTAATTGCCATTAACGAAAAACACAATTTAGGGATTTTTGAAGCTGGAATTTCGACAGTAAACGAAATGGC
This portion of the Flavobacterium panacagri genome encodes:
- a CDS encoding porin family protein, producing the protein MRIIFSCLFLLTFFSSFAQEEVKPEVKPIVKIDSLYREDQFYFSVTYNMFTDIPIAFKQNKFSLGLSGGFLRDMPVNKSRTIAIAAGLGLSYQNYYQNLTISQDGSGNIIYGVNDSGQFVSNRYRQYSVDLPIEFRWRNSTYESTKFWRIYGGVKLSYVFSDSSILDDGEKTYRINNNAAINKFQYGPYLAAGYNTWNVYLYYGLSPLFNSATTLSGEKINMKTLNAGLIFYIL